gaggagagaagggagaccgagagagataCTATTTTTTATGCTGATGTtagtcttttttctttttcacaaaTGCCAAACACATTGTACTAAGTAGTGTTGCATAGGGAAGATACATCTGCACACAAATAtgttgtgtgtgcacatggaACATAGGTAAAAGAGTTACGGTGTGTATgtagtagagtgtgtgtgtgtgttgctgatgGATTCGCTTTGATTTGATGGTGTCAGAATGTTCCCCCAGTGTCCTCCTCTTCTTGTTCGCCACGGAATTCCTTATTACCACGGAGATTATGCATTCCCACGGCAACCTTGACATTTTAGAGGCGTTGGCATGGCGATTACTGTAGATCCTCTAGTGATTAACTGgttaccctctctccttctcaactCTTCTCTTTCATCCATGATGTCACAATATACATTGTTTTATTTCCAGATTTCTCTTTAATGTATtttctcatctttctctcctttttttgtctgtcgttcagtctgtctttctctccttttctttgtctttccttATTTTGGGGATGTTCTCCCATCAATTAGCGAAATATCCTCAACTCTTGCCATTGGTGGCCAATTTCAGATTATTACCCTAATCCAAGGTGCATGCATAAATATCCCccaatcttctctctctctctctctctctctctctctctctctctctctctctctctctctctctctctctctctctctctctctctctctctctcactctctctttctcgctcttttTCTACTAAGTCCTTCTTTGTGTATTTCTCTAAATGTTTTCTCAGGGTTGAAAATGCTAATTAAAAGCAGGTCAATGCAGTTCTGCAGACCTatgactcacacacgcacacatgtacacacacacacacgcgcgcgtgcgcacacacacacacactctgtctttcCTACAGCCAAACCCTCAGTATGCACAGCTGTTGGGGCTGTCTAAGGGGAATAGttcggaggagggagggaaagaacagTACAAGCAACTCaaggttaagtgtgtgtgtgtgagtggatgcccgtgtgtgtgtgtgtgtgtgcacgtgtacacgtgtgtgtgagtgtgtctttgGGAGAGATGAAACTCAGTGTACCCCAGCAGGAGGTATTTTGCTGTGATTGTATTTTCTCCTCCAACTaactctccttctttcttcccTCGCTTCCCTGGATTCAGAGAGAGGTAAACAAAAGAATGCTGTTATTCCTCCacccctgttctctcctcccctcattccTCACTCCTTGTCCATCGGCGCTTCTAGTTATTGTTTCATTTCCTGGTTTCTGTCTCCCTCGGTCTTCAAAGCACATTTCCAACCTATTGTCTTATGACCTGTACAAAACAaccgacatgcacacacactgaagcgCACGCACTCCGGTGGAGATTTCAAAGCCCCTTTCTGACTCGTGCACGTTGCCCATGAGGTGGTCTTTTAAtcttatccacacacacatggaggtgtgtatttgtttgagtACCCGAGGCATTTtttgagaccccccccccccccccccccctttatccCGGAGTGCTCCTTTCTATCTTTTCATCCAccgtcatccctccatcttttccAATATTTTTTGGTCCCTTCCTACCATCTGTTGAAgcctgaaaggggggggggggtggagcagcTGTGTCTGTTCTCTGTGGAACTCTCCAGTGCATCTTAGTGCTCCATTGATCTCAGTGGTTCTTTATcgatctttgtgtgtgtttttactcATTAGGTCGGTAAaggtcacacacccacacacacattcttatgTTTGAAGCATTGTACCAAGCCCTTTCACAGGAACACCAATATAGTGTCATATTCACACCCTAATCTCTGTTGTCCTTCCTTCCCTGGGTAACTCTTTGTTTTCTCCGCCCCCTCAGAGATTTTGCGTACGTGGCGAGGGACAAAGACACGCGGATCCTGAAATGTCATGTGTTCCGCTGTGACACGCCAGCCAAAGCCATCGCCACCAGCCTGCACGAGATCTGCTCCCGGGTAAGAGGCCAGAGCTGGAGGTGATCTGAACCTAAACCTGGACCTAGACCTAGACTGGAGCAATAACATGGTTCAAACCAGGGCAATAACTGTACCATAGTCTAAACTGTCTAGACCCTGACTGGATCTAGGTCTAAGCACATGCGTTAGAACCCAGCAGAGCAGCTAAATGGTCCAAGACTGAGCCCAGAATGTTTAGTGATTTGTATGGTCTGTTCATGTGAGGTTGGTGAGGGCTGTCTTGTTAAAGAGAGGGATGGCGGGCGAgggaagacggagagagggggtcagagacggagagagatgcagagttACTGTGACTAAGTCTTTGATTATGGTCATGCAtaatttatctgtgtgtgtgtgctgagagggagagaaagagtaagagagagaacgtgtgtgtgtgtgtgtgtgtgtgtgtgtgtgtggtgtgtgtgtgaacagcatGTCAACTCTGCCTTGAGCCCTGCTGTTGAGGAGAAGCTTTTACCATCCATCCTTTatagaaaagggggggggggggtgacctggTTAgctttctgtgcgtgtgtgtgagtgtgtgtccccaGGTGAATTGAGGAGACTGTCATTatgtctttggggggggggggggggctcttgcTAGCTCATTTCTTATCATCCATCTTTCTCCTGCCATCCACCCCGTCCCTTGCTCCCTTCATCGCTGCCTCTCCTCTTTTTGCTCTTGATTTCATCTCTTAAATTTATTTCcatttcttcttttctcttcccctctctttctttctcccgctccccctcttcctctcctcttctttccagATCATGACAGAGCGTAAGAATGCCAAAGCCATGGCGGCGGGTTCTCTCCAGGACAGGATTCAGGCAGGACTAGACCTCCCCCTCCAAGGTACGCTGCTTTCTGCCCTGCGCGGAGGAGCGCGTGCGTGAGGACGAGGGAAGAGAGTGTACGAGGTtgtgagagacggagagagaggattcAGAAGTGCGGGAGTCTgtaacgcgtgtgtgtgtgttcccccagCAGAGTTCCCCACCCCAAAGACAGAGCTGGTCCAGAGGTTTCAGGTGTTCTACCTGGGCGTCATGCCTGTAGCCAGACCCATAGGTGAGTGTTCCCGCAGGGCTGAACCAGGGGAGAGCTGCACCTAAAACACTGccttttgtttgtcttttttcctGATGCGGTAGTAAGCTTTCAGTGCACCAAAGAAGAACTcgaaaatatttatatttgtcaCTTGACAGGGCTGTGCAGACAGTGAAACAATATGTGCTAAAGTCGAGTGCAAGAGCGAAGACGTTTCAGTACACGTTGGACTCTCCTCAGTGCGAGGCATGCATGATGAGTAACCCTAGATATagacgggagtcagatggctgagcggtgagggagtcgggctagtaatcataaggttgccggatttacatttacatttacatttagtcatttagcagacgctcttatccagagcgacttacagtaagtacagggacattcccctcgaggcaagtagggtgaagtgccttgcccaaggacacaacatcatgtggcacggcggggaatcgatccggcaaccttctgattactagcccaactccctcaccgctcagccatctgactccctttgattgattccccgccgtgccacatgatgttgtgtccttgggcaaggcacttcacactacttgcctcggggggaatgtccctgtacttactgtaagtcgctctggatgagagcgtctgctaaatgactaaatgtaaatgtagatatgGGCTACTCCACAGtgttcccagacacacacagacaaacacgcgCTGACCCTTCTGCCTTAGGAATGGACATCCTGAACGGAGCCATCGACAGTCTGGTGGGCTCGTCCAGTAGAGAGGACTGGGTCCAGGTGGCCCTCAACGTGGCCGACGCCACCGTCACCATCAGCAAGGAGAAGGCAGGAgaaccttcctctcctcctccctctctgtctctcctcctctttctgttcCCTTTaagcttcctctcctccctaacCCACTTAGGGGACAAGAGATATCCCTCACGTACTATTTATCCACTGTTTTGATCTGGCTTTCCTTCACATCTTTACCCTTCTGTTCGTTCTTTCCCATTTCCTCGCCCTTTTAATGATTTCAGTATTGGGCCTCTCGCCGTCACCTTCTTGTGAcgtcacttcctctctctctctgtccctgcgtcatcaggaggaagaggaagtgctGGTGGAGTGCCGTGTGCGCTTCCTGTCCTTCATGGGTGTGGGCCAGGACGTGCATACGTTCGCCTTCGTCATGGACGGCGGCGGGCAGCACTACGACTGCCACGTGTTCTGGTGCGAGCCCAATGCCGGCAGCGTGTCGGAGGCCGTCCAGGCCGCGTGCATGGTGAGCAGACTGGGGCTCAAATACCATTTGAAAGCCTCCTTTCAATTACTCTCGCGTTGGCCTGAGTCTACCCGGAGTGTCTGTTACTTCACCGGGTGTCAGTTACTTTGggtgaacagacacacacatgcgtgcacacacacacacacacacattcaggctACAGCTAGTCAGGTTGCTCTGCAGAGGCTGCTGGAGTGTAACTCTGCTAAGGAGAGGATTAGTGGGCTACTGCCTGTACTATTGATTCACTTTAGAACGGTGGATatatggatacacacacacacacacacggttccacccacacagacatgcacacacacgtacactctcAAACTCTGATGTATTGTGACAGGAGAACATCTATCATTGCTATCGATCACCAACCAATCCCTTGCCCTCATGaacgaatacacacacacacacacatacacgcacactgtCAGGTCTATGAGGATAGGTCtggggagtctgtgtgtgctaAGTGCTGATTCACTCCCTCTGTGTATATTGGATTTAaagcctgtcctgtctcctggtgGAGCAGAGAAACTGCACACTTACTGTCAGCTAAGCCTCAACACACTACTGGACTCAGCAATTACACTTATTTACTGTGTTCCCTCCATATTCTCTTCTCCAGTCTTTCTTCCTACTCAAAACCCTTCAAAATCTTTTTTCCCCAGATATCCTCTTCatccttttttctctcaccttgaacctttcactctctccccctccatctgtcctgctctctcactccttcagAAATGTGCTTCTCTCCACCGACgtgtttttctccctccctgtagCTGAGGTACCAGAAGTGTCTGGTGGCACGGCCCCCCTCCCAGAAGGCCTGTGGCTCCGCCCCCCAGGGAGACTCTGTGTCTCGCCGTGTCTCCACCAGCGTGAAGCGTGGCGTCCTCTCACTCATCGACACCCTCAAGCAGAAGAGACCTGTCACCGAGCTGCCCCAGTAACCATGGAAACCCAGCGCCTGTCCACTCCCCCTgccaccagacccccccccccccctccccccccgtcgCCCTTgggtcaccatggaaacaaacagaaaacaaaaaccCATAAACACAATCCGCTAAAGGGAGTTGCGGTCAATTTAGTGCCAAATCGTGAGCTGGAAGTGAAATAGAAATTCCATTTGAAAGTTGGACATCTTTGCATAGAAAGCAAATGCAACCCTGTACATTAGTCATATCTCTGAACATGAAACTCTAAAATATAAATTCCTTGAATTATAACAGAATTGTATCTGACAAATAACAAACCAAATGATAAAAACCTAAATAACTAGGATGAAAACAATGTGACTGTAtatatcaaaacaaaaacaacaaaggaaGTGTAACTtcaaaaacaggaagtggttgAAAGAAAGGGTGGCTTCCGAAACTCTTATTCCTGCCCTGATGACCCCtactgtctctgcctctgtgttcctccagcATGAACTCACACACTCGGCCACACCCCTCTCACTCACCTGGGGATGGGTCTCAATACTATTTCCcggcctcttctcctctctgcaaACTGCACTCCCTCATTTGCTCATTAGCAAAAGTGTCTTTAAGGCAGTATGGCTTTTATCTACACAGACCAGTGCTGTCGAAGGACGGgtcacagggagaggagacttCATGCAAGCATTGAGACACACCCTGTGGCCACACCTTCGTTCGCCTACTATGTCCTATCCTGCATGGCTCcattgtgtgtgactgtggaaCTCCTGACTAAAGTAATGCATCGCTGCTGACTCCAACAGACAGACGGAAAGACAGCGAGAAATCATCAATATATTTTTGCCTTTGTTTCTTTTCCATTTTTCATTTCCTTTCTGCGGAGGTTGACTCACCACTGCCATACCACACTCGATTGGTCAGGTCTGAGTTTGCTGGTAAATTGTCGACTAGTCCGGTCTGGGTGACCTAAACGAGAGGTGACCTTTCACCTGGAACATGATTGTGTCACGTCCTGTTTACTTTTCCTttcctgccttcatcttgcctGGCAGGAAAATGACAGACAACAGCCATAACTGAAGGAGAGGCCTGAGGGATGGACAAAATAtaatctctccccttctcctgccTAGTGATGAAAGACaccaagagagagacacagacacacagctgaaaATGCTGCTCTGAGAGACCCAGGAGGACCATTGACTGAAAGAAATGTTGTGTCTTCCATTACACCCAGGATCACAGCTCATTCAGCCAAGAAcatctatctcacacacacacatacacacacacacacattcagaacaGCCACTATCAAACTAGCATGTCTTGTGGTCACTATAAAAAGGGGCAGTTGATTTAATGAGACGTGGATCAATGTTTTTATACTTTCGAGCTGGTTTgttgcttttttttaaatgcagcTGAACTCTAAACATCGACCTTTCAACTAGACAAGATGGGAAATTTGGGAATGCAAGTGACCATGGCCTCTGTGCCATCTTCAACACAACACTTCCTAATGCCATGTTGACCAAGAACGTTAGCGGATGCTGCTATATATTCTCCTGAGTTCGGTCACCTTGTCTTCCATCACCTGCTCTTGTCTGTATGGCCACCAACGCCACTTTGATTACCTACTTTGGTCTGTTTTAGGTGGCATCCTTGTATCTCATTTGATTTGAACACCCAGCTGACCCTCCTGTTCAGCGTGGATTGGTCGGTTCTTAACAATATGGCGATTGGCTCTCTGATAGGCTACACAGGGGCAAAAGGAAGAATTTAACATCTTTGAAAATATAGTTCAACCACAAAGCCTTCTTTTGTCACGGGATATAGAAATGTGAATTAAATGACAAGTCAGTGTGTATATCTATATAATATATCATTTTTATCACCTTATAAGCTATCTTTTCATTTTCAGTGTGTGCAGTTTTATATTGTTTCCTTCATGAAAAACTGCCTTTGTTGAACACACGAAAAGGGCCAAAGTGTAAAATATCAATGTTTGTTGTAGAtacaaaaatacagaaaaaatacaTAGAGAAAATATCCGAAAATGAGAATGGATTAAACAGAATCGCTTTGAGTTTATTTTGGTTGTCAAACAAGATCAGTTTATACGTTTATAGAAGTCTACCAATCGATTATCTATGCATATCTTTTTGGCCTGGCTGGAAACTGATAGAAATGTCAACCCAAAAAGTCTTGCATGCCCTTTGAGACATTCGAGAAGAAGACTGTATGTACTGAACagaaatatgttttattttatttattctatTTTATAACTGCGCATATTGGTTGTATTCGGTTGGGCATTCAGTCTGATGCACTTCCTGGTTCCCTCACAGTAGCGATGACACCCGTAAGTTTGGTTTACAAACAAGCCTCACATTGTACAGCTAGACTGGGAGTATAATCCATTTAACTTATTAGGTTGATGAGAATGGGGCAGTACTTCCAAACTCTCTAGCTCATACAGTAATTCACTTTACAGTTTAACTTCACTCAGACAATTTTGTCAGCTTCAGTTTGCTGCTCACTGATTTGTACACCATATCAATGTAACCTATTGTGAGAATAAACATCATATTAAAACATAACccgatgatgtgtgtgtctctgtgtgtacttTCCATTTAGGGTTTTGGTCTTGGGCGAGTCATCAAAGGGTCAGCTTGACCTTGCCTGGTCCTAGATactgatagagggggagagaattgggagggagtgagtgtggaacagaaggatgaggaggagagggagacacttTTACTCCCCAGGGAGCTGACactgggggaggagatggggggcaGGACCACGCCAATAGATTTCAACACTTCGCGTTTCCATATTTCCTTACTTGGACTCGCTGGTTTACCTGCAACTTTATTAGGACTTCCAGGTTTATCCGTTTCCTTATTTTGACCTCCTTGTTTCCCAAGATTCTGATATGTTTTCCTTGCTAAACCCTTTGAGTCCTGTGGCAGCACATAATGCCTATTTGTCCCCTGGGGCgtagggggggaggtggggaggtgtttGGGGCCCATCATTAGGGGACCCAGTACAGCTGTGGGTTGCTGggctgtgagagggagggggtctagGGTGAGAGTTTGTGTGGCGGGTGTCCCTTGGTAGGAGAGGTCCACGGGGTTGGGCATCCGCGAAGGAGCAGGTTTGGTTCTGGGTTTAGTTTGACCCTTGAGACGTCTGGTTTGGTGCGCGGGTTTGTTGGTTTTTCTCTTTGTGGAGCGGTTGACGCGGGGTTTGAGATTCTTGATGTTTCCGTGAGTTTTCTTTTTATGCTTCTTCAACTGTTTCTTCTTTTTTACCCCCTTCACTTTCCCCACGAGCTCTTTTTCTTCCCCttcactctctttgtctccctcctctttttcgctcccctcttcctctccctcatgctctccctcctcctcctccaacaggGCGGATGGCTTGTTGCTATTTCCTGGGCCACTCTGTGGCCCTGGTTCTGGCAGGCTGGGTAGCTCTTGGCTGGAGGCGCCCAGCGATTGGTCGGTTGGGACTTGGGGGAGGGTTTTCCTCTGTCTTCCCTTCTTCGGAGCATGTGATTGGTCTGTGAGAATTCCACCCAGTAGGCCCTTAGCCGCTGCCCTGGCTAACACATCCTGGACAGACTCCACCTTCACAGGGTCTGCCTGAgagggaggcggagagagaaagaaagcgggAGATAGTGAGGATGAGAGGAAAGAATGGACAAAACTCACAGGTGAACATTTTTCAGGTGAAAGTACGATTCTTTGACGGAACAGAAATAACTACAATAACAATGGGACAGGTGTCTGTGTCCTTAAACTAAAAGAGGtctagaaagagagggagagaaagagggcgagAAGATGAGTGTTGGATGGCTTTGCAGTCCCACTGATGCAGCGTGCACATTTGCTTACATCTGCCACGACTACAAGACGAGTCGCTCCATCCCTCCATACTCTcgttcccccttcctccctccccttctcctcagaGAGGCAGCATGACTTCCACACGGAGCTCCCATTAAATTGATTCAGGACAAAATACTGCAGCTCACACTGCAGTTGGGTGCCAGACCCATATCTTCAtaggcagagggaaagagagggggaagcgAAGGGGGAAAAGAAGGaatagaaaaaagagagaaggacggAGAGTGATGACGTGTCTTGCCATCTGCTGTGGCATTTACACAGAGGCCAAAAAAACGGAACAGAAAAAAAACTCAGTAATCCGCTTACTGGCTTGCGatctcctctgtctttctctttcggTACTTCTCATTTCTCtctgtagtctgtgtgtgtatgtggagcaAAGATAGATTGTCTGGTCTCCTACAActctgtcacaatctgtaagtTATGAGGAACTTTTTATACTGCAGCAttgtgcagagagagaaaagcaggaTTGAGGAGAATAAATAAAGCTTTAGAGAGCTGAAGTTGGTGGGAGGGTGCGGGAAAGACTCCGTTTCAGTCCTATCTCATGAGAACCTTTTGTACCGTTCTGTGTAGAGCTTGAAGCTGAATTCTGTTGAACAGCAGGGAAACAAAtaaagcaaataattaatttggtggagaagggagagacaagaggagcaagcagcagggtgggggagtgtactgtacagtaggtcTTGTTATTACGAGTGAGAAGCACAAATGCTATTACTCCCTCTgtcatctccttccctccttttcctgccatctctctatccccttCTCTGTCCACCCCTTGATCATATGTGAAATCCTTTATTCAAAAATAATTGAGTAATAATTGAGTAATCCCCCAAGGGAAAATTGGTGTAATTGTCTCCATCCTtagctccacccctccctctctgttggTCAAGTAGAGCAGATTCCAGTGTTCCACCACAGGTGGACGTGGAGACCAGAGCCTTGTATGGCATTGAAGAGTTCTAGCAGCCTGCAGCATTATTCCTGTAACTGAATCAGACGATCAGCACTGATCTCATCCAACCTGTTAGAGGTGCAAATGGATCTGATGACGGGGTCTGATTACATTTGCACACCGCCaaatgtgcatgtctgtgtgtgtgtgtaagtgtgtaggAGGTACAGGTGAAGTATGTGTTTGAATAGATCTCGGACTGtcccacattctctctctcccttggtcccctccacacacacccttcctgcACCATTCGCAGAGCTGCAGGGTGAACAGGGAAGCAGCATCTCATTTCCGTCTGTGTTATTTCACTCCTTTTATgagcaaggagggaggggggaggtaggaATGTCTTGCAGAGCAAAGGGACAGACAGGGATAGGCAGTCTGCTTCAATATTTTAGCAGTCAAAGCTACCAGTAGGTCCTCTGGATAAGGGCTTATCCGCTGTTTTATTATTGACACAAAATAGGATGATGTACCGTCTGTTTAGAGTTTAAAAGAAAGGTGTTTGGTGTTTGGTGTttgttgcgtgtgcgtgcgtgtttggtGAGTTTGGGGATCTCCAAACAGTCTAGTGTCCCTGCTGGCAGGTAGTAAAACATTGCAGTCTCAGCATAGCTGCAATGTGCTGTCCCTGAGCAATCACAtgagcaagcacacacacaaagacacacacacacacaaacaataacaaTTTGATTCACTCTCATACCTCTCTGGCCAGCAGAGCAATGAAGCATCCATTTGTGTGCTCAGAAGGCTCCACCTTAAAGAACCTCTCTCTGGTTGTGTCTCTCCCCACTTCTGATCCAGAACCTTCTGACAGAACTGGACCACTCAACCTGGGAGAACACAGCACAGGCCCGGTTTAGAACCTAAAACCTACAACCCAGACTGATAGGAACACGGCAAATGACAGATGTTGGAACACAACAAAGGCTACAATCTCTCGGGTTGAGTAATTAGAGACGTTatgtagagaaagagagtaggTACAGGGAGAAccgggggagggttggggtgaggggagagaaagaagagatggACGGGGGAGGAGTGTGCGGCCTGGCAGAGTGAGACAGGGCTTAATGACAACGCAGCAGGCGTGAAACTGCTTTTTGGAAATCTTCCTCTcgtctgctctcctcctcctctctttggcACCCCACTCCCCCCATATCAAGGATTAAGTCCTATCCCCCCAGCAACCATAAGCGTTTCATCAGGTTGATCACCAGCCCATGACTGAGTGGATCTTTCTGtgtcttcctcacacacacacacacacacacacatacacattccacACATTCTCACTCGTTCCCATTCCTTGTATGAGACGGTTTTCCCTTCCTTcaccggagtgtgtgtgtgtgtgtgcacatctgtTGGGTTTGGGGTCATTGTCAGGACTCTCTGTTCTCATCATTAaactcatcatcctcatcctcaccaaCCCCTCAGCCAGACCCCACAGGGCAGGCCAGCACAAGTTCAATCACAATCCTGATAGATGCAGCTTTAGCACATAACAATCTTTGTGATGTAAGTTGGCCTAAAGTTATTGTGCTACATGTTAGTGACATGGAAACTCCAAGCATCTCTGCCTGTTGGGCCTATACTATGCTAAAAGGTCTGCTACTGGATCACATTGACTGACTAAGCTACTTCTACCATGTGAATGTCTTGTCATTCAGAGATGTTTTGATTATTCTATTCTGAATTCTATTCTGAAGACATTTAGCTGTTTAAAGTGTAGTAATATACTCTATCCAGAAAACAGTCAGCTGTTAGGCTACAAAACTGCTAATGAAGGTGGGGGTAAATGAGCTCAATGACACTGTGTCATTATCATTGTGGCGCGACGGACAAGGGACATCATCCATAATATCCCGCAGTAAAACTGCTGATTGAATATTTATattcatgaatgaatgaatatcaGTTTGATCATTTGAATTTTGAATGTGACTTTTATGGTTCATTTTCTGAACTGTGAAAGAAGAAGTTACAACCATGTAGAATTTGACCTTTAgactggtgtgcgtgtgtgtgtgtgtacttgtaagGCAGTAGTTTGTGGTGTGTGACGGCCTTCTCCAAGACCCTCTTCACCAGAAGCTCGTTCTCTTCAGGATAAACTGAGCGTGTGCAGTAGACCACTGCCTGCACCTTAGGaactaagagagagggagagagaaggaaagaagagaagatgaagaggggggggagagagagggggggggggagagagagggggggagagagagggggggggagagagggaggggggggagagagaggggggggagagaggggaggggggggagagagggagggggggggatgagagaggggggggagagagggaggggg
The Hypomesus transpacificus isolate Combined female chromosome 22, fHypTra1, whole genome shotgun sequence genome window above contains:
- the LOC124484431 gene encoding amyloid beta precursor protein binding family B member 2-like isoform X2, whose translation is MTERKNAKAMAAGSLQDRIQAGLDLPLQEFPTPKTELVQRFQVFYLGVMPVARPIGMDILNGAIDSLVGSSSREDWVQVALNVADATVTISKEKEEEEVLVECRVRFLSFMGVGQDVHTFAFVMDGGGQHYDCHVFWCEPNAGSVSEAVQAACMLRYQKCLVARPPSQKACGSAPQGDSVSRRVSTSVKRGVLSLIDTLKQKRPVTELPQ
- the LOC124484431 gene encoding amyloid beta precursor protein binding family B member 2-like isoform X1, with protein sequence MTERKNAKAMAAGSLQDRIQAGLDLPLQAEFPTPKTELVQRFQVFYLGVMPVARPIGMDILNGAIDSLVGSSSREDWVQVALNVADATVTISKEKEEEEVLVECRVRFLSFMGVGQDVHTFAFVMDGGGQHYDCHVFWCEPNAGSVSEAVQAACMLRYQKCLVARPPSQKACGSAPQGDSVSRRVSTSVKRGVLSLIDTLKQKRPVTELPQ